The Candidatus Poribacteria bacterium genomic sequence GCATCCTTTGTCAGATCCGTGAGATTATACCCACGCTTAGCGAGTTCGGCAATCAGATCAGAGTCGCTGGCGCGGTGGATCGGTGTCGCTTGTTTCGGAGCCGTGCCTGCTACAAGCACAGACATCAACTCCAACGCCTCACGGACTTCAGCATAATTGACACCGAGATACTTCTGTGTCGTGGCAACATTCTTGTGTCCGAGCATCTCTTGGACAACAAAAATATCGTTGGTCTGTGAATACAGGCGTTGGGCGAAGGATTTACGCATCGAGTGCGTGCCGAGTTTGCCGTTGAGTCCGGCACTGTCAAAGGCTGCCATGAGCGCGTCGCTGCCCGCTTGAGTGGTCATGCGTTTGGGTGTCCCGTCCTTGTTCTTCACACGGGAAACAAAGAGCGGCGTGTCCTTATCCAATTCACCCAACATGCCAAACTTTTCGGTATGCCACGCCATGATCTCTTTGACTGCCTGCCGACCGTCCGCATTCAGCGGCACCGCACGGCTGGTCTCTCCACCCTTGACGATGCTTTTATCATACAGCACATCGGTGACGGGCTGGTTCCGTTGCCAAACATCACCAACGGTCAGGCTCAGGAGTTCGTCAATGCGTCCACCGATACTCACGCCAAGCATAAACAAGGCGCGGTTTCGGATTGCA encodes the following:
- a CDS encoding site-specific integrase, translating into MKGTRPLNNAEIHAVSESFDGTFAIRNRALFMLGVSIGGRIDELLSLTVGDVWQRNQPVTDVLYDKSIVKGGETSRAVPLNADGRQAVKEIMAWHTEKFGMLGELDKDTPLFVSRVKNKDGTPKRMTTQAGSDALMAAFDSAGLNGKLGTHSMRKSFAQRLYSQTNDIFVVQEMLGHKNVATTQKYLGVNYAEVREALELMSVLVAGTAPKQATPIHRASDSDLIAELAKRGYNLTDLTKDAG